In the Streptomyces sp. NBC_00525 genome, one interval contains:
- a CDS encoding DUF6086 family protein encodes MSQYYGIGDRTLWNPSNGASHLFRSQLPIYEAEVGLPSGIGPMADDECRIDPVAFAAFVDALLAWHSRTRHAVMATLSEGFLTTVLALAEIANIEVSWYAAERAESHYIRLTSDPQAREWTAALRQRSHELVRHMAY; translated from the coding sequence ATGAGCCAGTACTACGGCATAGGTGACCGAACCCTGTGGAACCCGTCGAACGGAGCCTCCCACCTCTTCAGGAGCCAACTACCCATCTACGAGGCAGAAGTGGGGCTGCCCTCCGGCATCGGCCCCATGGCGGACGACGAGTGCCGGATCGACCCCGTCGCATTCGCGGCGTTCGTCGACGCCCTGCTCGCCTGGCACAGCAGAACCAGGCACGCCGTCATGGCCACCCTGTCCGAGGGGTTCCTCACCACGGTGCTCGCTCTGGCCGAGATAGCGAACATCGAGGTGAGCTGGTACGCGGCCGAGCGAGCCGAGAGCCACTACATCAGGCTGACATCGGACCCGCAGGCCCGGGAGTGGACGGCCGCACTCAGGCAGCGCTCACACGAGTTGGTCCGGCACATGGCGTATTGA
- a CDS encoding TetR/AcrR family transcriptional regulator: MDSPAGKPPSRGKRADAQRNRETVLAAAAEVFVTSGVDAPIREIAARAGVGMATIYRHFPTRADLITAVYRHQIEACAEAGPDLLAGADTPFDALREWIDLFVAFLVTKHGLADALQSDDDRFAALHDYFLDRLLPVCAQLLDAAVESGDIRPGTQPYELMRGVGNLCIGHGNDPRYDPRRLIALLLQGLRQPTGTAGAPLTSAE; this comes from the coding sequence ATGGACAGTCCTGCGGGGAAGCCGCCGTCCCGAGGTAAGCGGGCCGACGCCCAACGCAACCGGGAGACGGTGCTCGCCGCCGCCGCGGAGGTGTTCGTCACCTCCGGCGTCGACGCGCCGATCCGCGAGATCGCCGCTCGGGCCGGAGTCGGCATGGCCACGATCTACCGCCACTTCCCCACTCGCGCGGACCTCATCACGGCCGTCTACCGCCACCAGATCGAGGCATGCGCGGAAGCCGGCCCCGACCTGCTGGCCGGCGCCGACACCCCCTTCGACGCGCTGCGCGAGTGGATCGACCTCTTCGTCGCCTTCCTCGTCACCAAGCACGGCCTGGCCGATGCCCTGCAGTCCGACGACGACCGCTTCGCCGCGCTGCACGACTACTTCCTCGACCGCCTGCTGCCGGTCTGCGCACAACTCCTCGACGCGGCGGTCGAGTCCGGCGACATCCGCCCCGGCACACAGCCGTACGAGCTGATGCGCGGCGTCGGCAACCTCTGCATCGGGCACGGCAACGACCCCCGCTACGACCCCCGCCGTCTGATCGCGCTTCTGCTCCAGGGCCTCCGGCAACCGACGGGAACCGCCGGCGCACCCCTCACGAGCGCCGAGTGA